A region of the Actinomycetota bacterium genome:
GCCTTCACCCCTCGGCGTTGCCATACGTACGGCTTAGGTTTCGCCGATGTAAGCCTCGTTTTTCCATACGGTGGTTACCACCATAGGCGACCCAGAGATCGAACCCACGTCCGAAGGCAACCTCATGAGAGTTTCTACGAGGGTAGCCTGTGTTTATCATTCGCACTCAAGGAACCCACAGGCAGGTTCTTGAGCGCTATCCCGTTTAAGTTTCTCTCCATCCTAAACAGGAGCTTAGATGGAGAATAGCCTGCTAACCGACGCCACGTCTGGAGTCACAGGCCTACTCCAGAGGACGTAGCCGCAATTAAGCGGCTAGGGCATATGATTCGTTTGCGTCTATTTTGCGCCAACAGTTTTACGAGTTATTGGAGCTCGTCTCGCTTCTCTCATGCAAACTGCCTCCGTCGAAACCTTTCGCCCCCACTCAGTTGTCAATTTTTCCAATACCAATTGCCATTCAACAATAATTATATCATACACTATCGGCTATCGATGGGATTTTTGCCTCTCTTTGAGAGCACGCTCAATTTCCCGCCTCGCAGTCTTTTCCGCGATTTTCCTTCGCTTATCGTAGAGATGCTTACCCCTAGCTAAACCCAGTTCAACCTTGGCAAAGCCACAAGAAAAATAAACGTTAAGAGGGATCAAGGTATATCCCCTCTCCTCTGTTTTCCCGATGAGGCGTCTTATCTCGCTCTTGTGCAAAAGGAGCTTTCGTGTCCTTCTCGGCTCCGGTTTGAGTACATCCCCATGCTCATAGGGGCTGATGTGCATATTGTACAGAAAGACCTCGCCATTTTTGATCCTGGCGAAGCTTTCCCTCATACTCACCTTTCCAGCGCGCAACGACTTTACCTCAGCTCCTTCAAGGACTATCCCAGCCTCGTACGTCTCCTCGATGAAATAATCGTGATACGCTTTCTTATTCCTCGCGACAACCTTTTGCTCCACCATGATAAATCACCTCATGGTTCTAGGTTCTAGGTTCACCGTCCACACTGGTTGGCTAGTTTGTTAGTTGGCTGGTTTGCAATTAATTCTAGCAAACTGGCAAACTAGCCAACAAGCCAACGAATTAGGCAGGAACAAAATCTATTCGCCTCTCACCTATGACCACGTTCGCGACCCTTATGGTAACCTCTTGTCCCAGCCTAAAAATCTTTCCAGTGCGTTGCCCCCTCAATAGGAAGCGATCGGGTTCATAATGATAATAATCGTCAGTTAAATCACGGATGTGAATCAAACCCTCCGCGGAGTTTGGGATTTGAACAAACAAACCATAGGCGGTCACACCCGTTATGATCCCCTTAAAGACATCCCCAATATGCTGCTCCATCAACTCGCAGAGCTTGAGATCGACGGAATCTCTCTCGGCTTCATCGATCTCCCTCTCTCGTATGGAACAATGCTCACAAATATCCAGAAGCCTTTTGGCCAAATCCAAAATCTTTGGATGAGAAACTTCCCCTTTTAGCACAGCTTTTACCATTCGATGCACCACAAGGTCGGGATATCGTCGAATGGGAGAGGTGAAATGGGTATAGCAGTCTGAGGCCAACCCAAAATGGGGTTTACAAATCGGAGAATACCTCGCTTGTTTCATGGCACGTAATAACAAGTAATTGATCAGCAACCTCTCCGATCTCTTATGAGCATAAGCGATGATGTTCTGGAAAGTTTTGGGATGTATGGTCCTCATGCCCTTTATGGGATAACCCAATCCCTCCACCAACTCTTTGATTTGAGTCAGCGCTTCGGATTCTGGCCTCTCATGTACCCGGTAAATCATGGGTAAACCTTGCCAACGCATGAATCCCGCCACGGTCTCATTGGTCAAAATCATCGTTTCCTCTATAAGCATCGTGGCTGGAGTTTTTTCCCTGATCACCACATCCACGGGCTTTAACTCTTCATCGAGGATGACCTTGGGCTCAATGGTTTCAAAGTTTATGCTTCCTCTCTTTACCCGCCTTTCTTCCAAGATATTGCTGAGCTCCCTCAGCTGCGACAGACATCTCCGCATCTCCTCATTCTCAAATTCTCCTGTGATGAACAATTCATCAACTTCTTCGTAGGTGAGACGGAAATCGCTGCGGATTACCCCTTCTGCTATTTCAAAATGCCTCACCTTGCCTTTCGCATCCACGAGCATCTCCACGGAAAGGGAAAGCCTATCGACTCGGGGAATGAGACTGCAGATTTCGTTGGAAAGCTTTGGGGGAAGCATGGGGATCACTCTATCAACAAGGTAGGTACTAAATCCCCTACTGGCAGCCTCCGCATCTAAAGCATCATTCACATCCACATGGTGAGAGACATCTGCGATGTGAACCTTCAACAAAAAGTTGCCCAATTCGTCCCTCTTGATGGATACCGCGTCGTCGAAGTCCTTTGCATCCAAACCATCAATGGTAACGGTGAATTCATCTCTGTAATCCTTGCGACCAAGTAAATCTTGGGGAAGTACCTCATCCGGTATCTCTTGGCATTCAGCAAGCACGTTGAAGGGAAATACCATGGGTAATCGATGTTCCCTTATGATTACTTCTATTTCCACCCCTATTGAAGTCTCTTCACCCAAAATTTCAATTATTCTCCCCACGGGACCATGACGTCTGTTGGGCCATCGCTCTATTTGCGCTACCACCATATCACCAAGAGAAGCGCCTAGAGAAAATTTTGGAGGGATGTGGATTTTATAAAAAATCCTTGCATCAGACGGGGTAAGGAAAAAATCCCTCCCTTTTCTTTCGAACTTCCCCACAACCGTTGGATTGGCTCTTTTGAGGATTTTAACGACCTCTCCTTCGATGCTTCCTCCCTTCCTTTTCCTTTTAGATAACTTCACTAAGACCTCGTCATTGTGCATGGCTCCATTCATGGCAAAGGGACTTATATAAACATCAATTTTGTCACCTCTAACAAATCCATAGCCTCTTTTATTAGCCTGCAGGCGACCAGTTGTATAATTCAAATCCTCGGGCAATCCATATCCAGTTTTTCCGACCTTAACAAGGGTCCCTTCTTGCTCCAACCTCTGGAGGATATTTTTCAATTCAGTTTTTGATCCCATACCTTCAATGGCTTTGGCCAATTTGCCAAAGCTTAGGGGGTGGGTCTTTTTTACCAATTTCAGTACCTGCTCTTCGATCTTCATATCAACCACCATTTACGCTTTATACTACTTTATGCATGAGACATAAACCTGAATATATATTGTGATTAAGCCCGTACTTTTATGGGACAAATAAGTGATACCAATTTGCGTAACATTACACCTACCCCTCAATAAAAATTCGGTAGTGAGGATCGGTAAAGTCCTCACTACCGACGAATGACAGACGCCAAACACCTCTAGGCAGCCTTCCTTACACCCTCACCAGAAATGATGGATTTGAGTATCTCTTTTGCCTTTTCCAGCTGCTTGTCCTCTTTAGTGAGGAGTTTCCTTCTCTCCATGGGTACCACGACTTCAACATCCGGTTTTATTCCTTCCTTATGGATTGATACTCCACCCGGGGTGAGATAAGTGGCCGTGGTTATGACCAGACCTGAACCATCGGAGAGGGTAACTACGGTCTGAACCGAACCCTTCCCAAAGGTTTTTTCGCCGACTATAACCCCCCGCTTGCGCTCCTTTAAGGCTCCCGCCACTATCTCTGATGCACTGGCGCTTCCTTTGTTGACCAAAACTACGAGCGGGATTTCCTCATCGGCTCCCCCCTTCGCATCGTGTGTTTCAAGTTCCCCGGTTCTGCTCTTTACTTTCACGATGGGGCCCGATTCGATGAAAACGCTTGCAACGTTAATGGATTCGTCAAGGAGCCCTCCAGGATTATTTCTCAAATCGAGGATAATGCCTAATACCCCGTCCTCCTTGAGCTTATTCAATGTATTCTTCAAATTAGGACTCGTATTCCCAGCAAAGTAATGGATGCGTATGTAACCCAATTTATCCTCCAACATCTTTGAAGAAACATTTGGTATCTTTATCTTTTCCCTTCGTAAATAAAACTTTAATGGTTGATCGACTCCCTCTCGGGAGACGGTCAACACTACAATGGTTCCCTCCTTTCCCCTTATCAGTTGGACAGCCTTGTCCAAAACCATATTTTTAGTGGATTTGCCATCTATCTTGATGATTTTATCTCCGGCTTGGATTCCCGCTCTAGCAGCGGGTGTATCCTCCAAAGGTGAGATCACGGTGAGTTGATTATCCTCAATTCCTATCATTATCCCCACCCCTTCGAACTGACCTGCTGTTTCCTCTTTGAACATCTTAAAATGGGAACGATCAAGATACCTCGTATAGGGATCGTTTAAGGACTCCACCATGCCCTTTATTGCTCCCTTGATCAACCTACGGGTGGGGACTTTCTCCAAATAGGTGCGTTGAATCTCCTCCATGGCCTCTTGGACCAATCCCAAAGGATTTCTAGCTCTCTCTTCCTCCGCCCCTATTTGCCTTCCGAGGAGAAAACCACCGGTAAAGCAAGCCCCAAGAAACATCAACAGCAGGAAAACTCCCGCTGCTACCAGAATAATCCTTTTGAACAATCTTCACACCTCAATT
Encoded here:
- the smpB gene encoding SsrA-binding protein SmpB, with protein sequence MVEQKVVARNKKAYHDYFIEETYEAGIVLEGAEVKSLRAGKVSMRESFARIKNGEVFLYNMHISPYEHGDVLKPEPRRTRKLLLHKSEIRRLIGKTEERGYTLIPLNVYFSCGFAKVELGLARGKHLYDKRRKIAEKTARREIERALKERQKSHR
- the rnr gene encoding ribonuclease R, which codes for MKIEEQVLKLVKKTHPLSFGKLAKAIEGMGSKTELKNILQRLEQEGTLVKVGKTGYGLPEDLNYTTGRLQANKRGYGFVRGDKIDVYISPFAMNGAMHNDEVLVKLSKRKRKGGSIEGEVVKILKRANPTVVGKFERKGRDFFLTPSDARIFYKIHIPPKFSLGASLGDMVVAQIERWPNRRHGPVGRIIEILGEETSIGVEIEVIIREHRLPMVFPFNVLAECQEIPDEVLPQDLLGRKDYRDEFTVTIDGLDAKDFDDAVSIKRDELGNFLLKVHIADVSHHVDVNDALDAEAASRGFSTYLVDRVIPMLPPKLSNEICSLIPRVDRLSLSVEMLVDAKGKVRHFEIAEGVIRSDFRLTYEEVDELFITGEFENEEMRRCLSQLRELSNILEERRVKRGSINFETIEPKVILDEELKPVDVVIREKTPATMLIEETMILTNETVAGFMRWQGLPMIYRVHERPESEALTQIKELVEGLGYPIKGMRTIHPKTFQNIIAYAHKRSERLLINYLLLRAMKQARYSPICKPHFGLASDCYTHFTSPIRRYPDLVVHRMVKAVLKGEVSHPKILDLAKRLLDICEHCSIREREIDEAERDSVDLKLCELMEQHIGDVFKGIITGVTAYGLFVQIPNSAEGLIHIRDLTDDYYHYEPDRFLLRGQRTGKIFRLGQEVTIRVANVVIGERRIDFVPA
- a CDS encoding S41 family peptidase, translating into MFKRIILVAAGVFLLLMFLGACFTGGFLLGRQIGAEEERARNPLGLVQEAMEEIQRTYLEKVPTRRLIKGAIKGMVESLNDPYTRYLDRSHFKMFKEETAGQFEGVGIMIGIEDNQLTVISPLEDTPAARAGIQAGDKIIKIDGKSTKNMVLDKAVQLIRGKEGTIVVLTVSREGVDQPLKFYLRREKIKIPNVSSKMLEDKLGYIRIHYFAGNTSPNLKNTLNKLKEDGVLGIILDLRNNPGGLLDESINVASVFIESGPIVKVKSRTGELETHDAKGGADEEIPLVVLVNKGSASASEIVAGALKERKRGVIVGEKTFGKGSVQTVVTLSDGSGLVITTATYLTPGGVSIHKEGIKPDVEVVVPMERRKLLTKEDKQLEKAKEILKSIISGEGVRKAA